The nucleotide window CGATGAGCGGTGCCGCCCTGCTCGGCTTCGTGCTGGTGATCGGGCTGCTGGGAGGGCAACTGTTCCGCCGCGTGCTCAAGGTGCCGATCACCGGCTTCATCGTGACCGGCGTGCTGCTCGGCCCCAGCGGCTTCGACCTGATCATCCCCGAGATCCTGGACAGCATGCGCATCTTCGTGGATGTATCGGTCGGGCTGGTGCTGTTCGAGGCCGGCCGCCGGGTGGATCTGCACTGGCTGCGGCGGGAGCGCTGGCTCCTCTCCACCGGGGTGGCCGAAAGCCTGCTCTCCTTTAGCCTGATGTACCTCACCCTGACCTGGTTCGGGCTGAACCCGCTCCTGGCGGCCATGGGTTCCGCCATCGGCGTCTGCACCTCACCGGCGGTGCTGCTGCTGGTGTCCCGCAACCTGCGGGCCGAGGGGCAGGTGACGGAGCGGGCGCTTTCGCTGGTGGCCATCAACAGCGCCTTCGCCTTCTTCCTCTTCACCCTCACCCTCTCCTACCTGCATCTGGAACACACTACGGATCTCTATACCGTGGTGCTGCACCCCCTCTATCTGCTGGCCGGCTCGGTCGGGCTGAGCTGGATCATGGGGAGTGCCATGCTGAAGCTCTGCCGCTGGCTGGGGCGTCGCGAGGAGCTGCAGTTCATCCTGCTGGTAGGGGTGCTGCTGCTGACCACCGGTATCGCCAACCAGCTCAAGCTGCCGGTGCTGCTCGCGCCGCTGCTGCTGGGGATGATGTCCCGCGCCATGGACCGCGGCCGCTTCATGACTGCCGTGGATTTCGGCCCGGCCGGCCAGCTCTGCTTCGTGGTGCTGTTCGTGTACGCCGGCACCACCCTGACGCTTTTCCGGTTCGTGGATGTGCTCGGCGTTGCGGTGGCCTTCATCGCTGTCCGCTTTGCGGCCAAATCGGCGGTGGTGCTGCTGCTCTCGCGCCTCAGCGGCCTGAAGATGAAGCAGGCCGGGCTGCTGTGCGTATCGCTGCTGCCCATGTCCGGGGTGGCGATCGTGATGGTGCAGAGCGCGGCCGCGCTCTATCCCGACGTCGGCACCCGGCTCTCCACGGTCATCCTGGCTGCGGTGGCCATTCTCGACCTGATCGGGCCGCTGGCGGCCCAGCTTTCTCTCAAACTGGCCGGCGAAGCCAGCCCTTGCGTAACGGAACCCAAGACGATATTCACGAGGAGGTCGGATGAGACTGCCGGAATTTAAAAGCTCGCAACCGCTCAGCATGGGGGTGGAGTTGGAGCTCCAGATCCTCAACAGCCGCGATTACAATTTAGTGCGGGGCGCCTCGGACCTGCTGGCCTTTCTGGAAAGCACGCCCCACCCTGGGGAGGTCAAGCCGGAGATGACCGAGAGCATGATCGAGGTCAACAGCAGCGTGCACCACAGCTACGCTACGCTGGTGGATGAGCTGGTGGAGATCCGCGACGTGATCACCCGCCAGGCGGACCGCCTGAACCTGCGGATCGCCGGCGGCGGCGCCCACCCCTTCCAGATGTGGAGCGACCAGCGTATCTATTCCACCCCCCGTTTCAATCACCTTTCGGAGCTGTACGGGTATCTGGCCAAGCAGTTCACGGTATTCGGCCAGCACATCCACATCGGCTGCGAAAACGGCGATCAGGCGCTCTACCTGACCCATCTCCTGTCGCGCTTCATACCCCATTTCATCGCCCTGTCCGCCTCATCCCCCTTTTCCCAGGGGGTGGACACCTCCTTCGACTCCTCCCGGCTGACCGCCGTGAACGCCTTTCCGCTCAGCGGCCGGGCGCCGATGGTGACGACCTGGGAGGACTTCAACGATTATTTCGACAAGATGACGAGCTATCGCATCGTGGAGAGCATGAAGGACTTCTACTGGGACATCCGACCCAAACCGGAGTACGGTACCATCGAGATCCGGGTATGCGACACGCCGCTCACGGTGCACAAGGCAGCGGCCATTGCCGCCTATGCCCAGGCATTGGCCCGCTACCTGATCATGGAGCACCCGCTGGAGATTTCCGAGGACGTCTACCTGATGTACAACTACAACCGCTTCCAGGCCTGCCGTTTCGGCCTGGACGGCAATTTCATCGACCCCTACACCAAGGAGCACAAAAGCCTGCGCAGCGATATCCTGGAAACCCTGGCCAGCCTCGCCCCCCACAGTGTGGCGCTGGAATCGGAGCTACCGCTGGCGGAACTGCGGGAGGGGGTGGTCAAGGGGCACAACGACAGCGCCTGGTTGCGCGGGGCGTTGCGGGAAACCGATTCCCTAAACGAGGTGGTCCGGCTGCAAAGCACGCGATGGATGGGTTGGAGCATGCAATGACGATGGCCGACGGCCTGCGGCCGCTACGGATCGGCATTTCGGCCCGTTTTTTCCGGCGGGCGCCGATCGAATCGGGGCTGAAGGATAAGTCGCTGCTCTACCTGGAACAGTCCATGGCCCATTGGCTCATGATCCGCGAGGCGCTGCCGCTGATGATCCCGTCCCTGGGAGCAACGGCCGGCCTTACGGCGGAACGCTATGCCCAGGGGCTGGACGGTTTGGTACTGCAGGGAGGAGTTGACCTTTCCCCGTTGATGTACGGCGAAACACCGCTCGCCCCTGACTGCTGCGGCGATCCGGCACGGGATGCCTACGAGTTGGAGCTCCTGAAGGCTTTTATCGCCCGGGGCAAGCCGGTGCTGGGCATCTGCCGCGGCGCCCAGCTCATCAACGTAGCCCTGGGAGGGAGCCTGTTCCAGGACATCCCGACCCAACTGCCCGGCGCCCTGTCCCACCGCGACCCGGAGCTGTTCGACCGGCTGCGCCACGAGGTGTTCCTGGAACCGGGTTCCCGACTGGCCCACCTCTATCCGGACGCCGGGCGGATACGTACCAACTCATTGCATCACCAGGCGGTCAAACGGCTGGGTAATGGGCTGACAGTGGAGGCCGTCGCTGCCGACGGGGTGATCGAGGCCATCCGCTGGAACGGGCCGAGTTACCTCTTCGGGGTGCAGTGGCACCCGGAGTTCCACCCACCGGACGAACCGGGGCTGCTGAACGGGGAGCCGATCCTGACCGATTTCCTGGAGGCCGCGCGCTCCCCCTGCACGGCCACTGTTTGACCTCGACCGGCCCATACCCTACAATCGTTACAAGAGATGAACGGGATCAGAGGGGCGCGGGCCATGGGCAAGAACCGACTGGAAGCGTTCAGCGACGGCGTGTTGGCCATCATCATCACCATCATGGTGCTGGAAATGAAGGTACCGCACGGCTCCGGGGCTGCTGCCCTGTATCCGCTGCTGCCGGTGTTTCTAAGCTACGTGCTCAGCTTCGTATATCTCGCCATCTACTGGAACAACCACCATCACATGCTGCACACCGTTCACGGTGTGACCGGCCGCATCCTGTGGGCCAACCTGCATCCGCTGTTCTGGCTGTCGCTGTTCCCCTTCGTTACCGGCTGGGTCGGGCAGAACCACTTCGCCTCCGCACCGCTGGCGCTCTACGGGGTGGTGCTGCTTCTGGCCGCCATTGCCTACTTCATCCTGCAGCAGACCATCATTGCCAGCCAGGGAGCCGGTTCACTTCTGGCCAGGGCCATCGGCCGCGACCTCAAGGGCAAGGCCTCCCCCATCCTCTACGCCCTCGCAATTCCGGCGGCCTTCTACAAACCCTGGATCTCCGGCGGCATCTACGTGTTTGTCGCGCTCATGTGGCTGGTGCCGGACCGCCGGATCGAACGGATACTGGATAGCGGTACGCACCCGTGACCGCTCCATCCGGCACATCGGCTGCGGCTCCCGGATCACACTCGCCAACAGCCGGAAAGGGGAGCTTCACCGGCGACACTCCCCTTGTCTCATCCCCGAAAAACGGAGCAATAAATCAGTATCAGTCATGCTACCATCGGACGACACCCAAAAGCGGAAAGCGGTGCCGGATTCGGTGACGGCACTCCGGGAATGACAGGCCATGCGTATCGGCGATACACGTAAAACGGAACGATTCAGGCATCACCATGCGCTTTACGAGGAGCGGATCCTGGCCGAGCAGGTGCGGCAAATCTACGCCCTCGCCCCACTGGGCGCTCTGGCCACTGCCATCAACTCCATGATCGTCTTCTTTGTCATGAAGGATGTCATGCGGCCAAGCCTGCTCGTTCCCTGGCTGTCCCTCGTTTTGATCATTACCATTCTCAGGTTGGGCTTGGTGCTCTGGTTTCGCCGGGTGGCCCCGGAGCCTGACGCTGTCACTCCATGGGCGACGCGGTTCCTCGTCGGCCTGTTTCTGGTCGGACTTGCCTGGGGAGGCATCGGCTTTTTTTCGTTTTCAGGGTTTTCGCTGGCACACCAAGTCTTCATCGCCTTTGTGCTCGGCGGCATGGCTGCAGGAGCATCTTCGACTTTCTCGATGATCAGGCCCGGCTACGCTACGTTTACCATCCCCGCCCTGGCGCCGCTCGCCGTGCATTTCCTGCTGATCAACGATCCCTTCCACTATGCCATGGGTGCCATGGTCTCTCTGTTTGTGCTGCTGCTCTGGAGAATATCCCGGCACAACTACTCCATCAACAGCAGGTCGCTGCGTCTCAGATTCGAAAATATCGAGATGATTGCGAGCCTGAAAACAGCCAACGAACGGGTGGAAACACTCAATACCCGGCTGCTGTCCGAGATCGAGGCAAAACACCGAGCTGAAACGGGCCTCAGAATCCAACACGAGGCCCTGGAAAGGACCGTTGAGGAACGGACGAGCGAGCTGGTGAGCACCAATGAGCAGCTGACAGCGGCCAAGCTGGCTGCCGAGGCGGCCAATGTCGCCAAGAGCGAGTTTCTCGTCAACATGAGCCATGAGATGCGCACACCATTGGCAGGCACCCTGGGGATGATCGATCTGGTACTGGAGATGGAGATCGGGGACGAAGAGCGACATTTGCTGCAGACGTCACGGCGCTCCGCTGATTCTCTGCTGCGGATCATCTCCGATCTGCTGGATTTTTCCCGGCTGGAAGCCGGAGTCATGAGGTTCGAGGAGGAGGTGTTCGATACCGAAGAGGTGGTAAGGACGGCGGTCGAAGTGGTTTCACTTTCCGCTGCCGAAAAGGGGATAGACCTCTCGTGGCGGATCGAGGAGACGGTGCCGCACAGCATGACGGGTGACAGAGGACGACTACGCCAGGTGCTGGTCAATCTGCTGGGCAACTCGGTCAAATTCACCGAAGCCGGCCGGGTGGAGGTGGCTGTTCGGGAGTGGTGCGATGCCGGAGGCAGATTCTTCCTGTTCTGCGTCAGCGATACCGGTGTCGGGATCGCGCCTCTTGAACTGGAGGAGATCTTCGGCACATTCACCCAGATCGACTCTTCCCTCACCAGGCGGCATGGCGGTACCGGACTCGGCCTTGCCCTTGCCCGGCAGATAGTTGAGACGTGGGGTGGGAAGGTCTGGGCCGAAAGCCGCGTCGGCGCGGGGAGCACCTTTTATTTCACCGTTCCGTTGACCGCCCCGATCACTCCTGCCGGGCCTGAGCATACCGGGAGATAAGCGACAGCAGCTCATTGAAAATGATCGGCTTGGATATGTAATCGTCCATTCCCGATTGGAGGCATTGGTTCCTGTCCTTTGCCATGGCATGGGCGGTCATGGCAATAATGGCCACATGTCCCCCCCGGTCCCGCTCCTTCTGCCGAATGATGCGGGTCGCCTCCAGTCCGTCCAGATCAGGCATCTGGACGTCCATCAGTATCACCTGGTACTCCCCGTTTTCCCAGGCTTCCACCGCACTTCGCCCGTCCGCCACCAGGCTGCAGGGTATGTTGCGCCGGGACAGAAGAGTGCTCAACAACTGCCGCATCGTAGCATCGTCCTCGGCAACCAGAATCTTCATCATCACCTCCAGGAGTGGCCTTCGGCAGGCCCGTTGATAGTGTAACATCTCCCCGTCGACTGTGCCATCAGGAGTGCGGCACCTCGCGGAGCACAATCCGTTTGACCTGGCCTTCCTCATCACGTACAAGAAGATGGCCATCCCAATGAAAACTCAGGAGGCCTGGACCGCCGTGGACCGCTCGTCGCGTAACCGTTTGACCGACAAACTGCTGGACCGATTCAGCGGAGATACGCTGTTCGATGCCATTGCCCGGGCAGTCTGCCATGCCGGTTGTCTGCCGCGCAAGGAGCTGTACGAGGCCTGGGAGATGGCCCGCCGGGTGCGGCGACGTTTCAGGGGGGGCAGGATCGTCGACTTGGCCTGCGGCCATGGTCTGCTGGCCCAGGTCCTGCTGCTGCTCGACGAAACCTCCCCGGCCGGCTTGGCCGTGGACCGGCGGATTCCTCAGAGTGCGGCAGCACTGGCAGCCTCCCTGGCAGAAGCCTGGCCTCGGCTGCGGGAACGTATGCGGTTCGAGCAGGCCGATCTGTCCGAGGTGGCGCTGCAGCATGATGATCTGATCGTCTCGGCCCATGCCTGCGGCGGTCTGACCGATCTGATCATCGATCGGGCAGTGGCAGCCGGAGCCCGAGTGGCAGTGCTCCCCTGCTGCCACGATCTTCGGGGTGCCGACCTGGGAGGTCTGGAGGGGTGGCTGGACGGCCCGCTGGCCATGGATGCGGCGCGGGTGGCCCGGCTGCGTTGTGCCGGCTACCGGGTCCATACCCAGCTGATCCCCGGGGATATCACCCCCAAAAACAGACTGCTGCTGGCGGAACCGGCAAAGGAGTGCACCAGGGTATGACGCGGACAACTCAGAACGACCGGCATGAAGAGGGGATCGAAGTGCCTTGGGAGCGGATCGATCCGGACACGCTGTATAACATGGTCAGCGAGTTCGTGACACGGGAGTGGGAAGAGAGCGGTGATGTCAGCCATACCCTTGAACAGAAGATCGGGCAGGTACTGGGGGAACTGCGGCATAAGCGTGCCAGGGTGGTATTCGATGCGGTATCGGAGAGTTGCAACATTGTGGCGTGTCGATAAGCGGATGACCGCTCTTCCGGCTATACTGTTACGTATGACCCCGACAGGCACTGAAAAGGGGGAATGACCGATGGCAAAAGGATACGTGGCCAACCGGGAACGGCTGGAGGAGATCGCCGGTTTCGGCAAGGGGATCGGCAAGCGGGCCGGGTTCGCCTGCGAGTGGTGCGGCGGCAAGGATGATCTGCGGGTCTGGGATCAGCGCCCCGACCTGCCCCCTGGCATGGAAACGCTGGCATTGCTGTGCCTGCGCTGCCGGGGTTGGGCTGACGGGCGACAGGTGGAGCCGCGGGAGCTGCGCGCGATCCGTGACGCCCTGTGGAGCGATGTACCGGCAGTGGCCGAAGGCGCTGCGCGGGTGCTGTCCCGCTGCCGGGAGCCGTGGGTACGGGAGGCCATCGAAGAGAGCTTCATCGATGAGACGGTCAAGACCGAGCTGCTGAAATAGCAGTTTACTGCCGAAGGGAGAAGGAAATGCTCAAGTTCACGATAGATACCGGGAAATGCATCCGCTGCGGCCAGTGCGCAGCTGACTGTCCCACCCGCATCATCACCACCAGCGACGGTCTGCCGGCCATCCCGGCGGAAAAGGAAGCGGCCTGCTACCGGTGCCAGCACTGCCTGGCGATCTGCCCCACCGCTGCGCTCTCGATCCTGGGGCGGCTGCCGGAGGCGAGCCGGCCTCTGGCAGGGGCGTATCCCGATCCGGACAACCTGGAGACCCTGATCAAGGGACGCCGCTCGGTGCGGCTCTATCTGGACGAGAACCTGGAACCGGCCCTGTTGCAGCGGCTGCTGGAGGTGGCCTGGCATGCCCCCACCGGGATCAACTCCCGTCAGGTCCGTCTGACCGTGGTGGATGACCGTGACAAGCTGGCTGCTTTCCGCGAACAGATCATGGCGGGCCTGAGCCGGCTGGTGCGCGATGGGGAACTGCCCGAGGGGCTGGGATTTTTCGCTGATTTCGTCCGGCTGTGGGAGGACAAGGGGGTTGATACGCTGTTTCGGGGGGCGCCGCATTTCCTGGTGGCCTCGGCCCCGCAGGAGGTGGTTTCACCCCTGCCCGACTGTCTGATCGCGCTCTCCTACTTCGAGCTGTTCGCTCAGGCCAACGGCGTTGGCACGGTCTGGGACGGCCTGGCAAAAATAGCCATCGACACCCTGCTGCCGGAAACCCGCCAAATCCTCGGCATTCCGGAAGATCACCTGATCGGCTATGCCATGGCCTTCGGCCGGCCGGCGGTCAGCTATGCCCGCACCGTACAGCACGGCCCGGCGCTGATCCATCGCATCTAAGCGGCCTTTGCACCATCTCCGCGAAAACCGGAGGTAACGAATGTACGCCTGCGCGCTCCTGCTCTCGATCGTCCTGGTAAACATCACGCTGTTCATGATCCTGATACGGCTGCATCTCAAACACGGGGAATTCTTCAGGCGGTTGGTGTCAGGCGATCTCTACGGTCACAGCGGCATCCTGACCAACATGTCGGAATTCATTCTGAACGGAAAATACGCCGAAATGAACGACCGGCTTCTCACCACGTTCTGCCGGGCATTCGTACTGTCGCTTCTGCTGTCATTGACGGTAATGGTGGTGACGTTTCTGCACTATGCCTGACGGGACGCCGGTTACCAGTTGTCGAGCACCCGGCTGTTGAGTGCATCCTTGAGTTCCTGCCTCAATTTGAGAAGCATGGCCCGCTCTTCACCATAGCTGTGATTGATGCTCTCGGTAAGCTGGGAATGCAGTTTGCTCATCTTGCTGCGATCCCCGATCGCGGCTCTGAGTTCCCGGCGCAGGGCAGGAATGCATACCGTTGAGGTCGTCATGTGGCACCGCCTTTATCTGTGTGATTGAATAATCGTTCCCGGCTGCCGGCCTTCCGGAGCGCGCGCCCTGAAAAAAACAAAAACCCGCCTTTTCTTCCAAAAGGCAGGTTCGTGAACTTCGACCACATGCGGCATTACTTCTACCGCTTCCACGCCCCCTCTTCCCGGGCAGGGCAGGTGGCTTTGCGTTATCCGGGTCCCCCGGATTTTGCCTTTTTGGTGAGACCGTATTCTCTTTTCGATCGCCTAGAATGCCTGATTATTCACCCATGTCAACAAAAAGCAGCAGACTTTGCCGCCTTTCTTTTCCGGTGCCTGCCAAGACTGTCATATCCTGTTGACCCTGAGAATCTGCCCCTCCATATCCTCGACCCTCACCGTGTCATCGAGCCGCAGCGCCTCGTCGGAGTAGCAGACCCATTCTTCGGCACCCGACACGGGGATGCGGAGTCTGACGATCCACCGGCCGGTGCCGCCGTCGGCCCGGCGGACGATGATACCGGTTTCTCCGACAACCCCCTCCCTGAAAATCCCGGCGTTGACGCGGTTATTCTTGGGTTTCAGGTATTTGAACCACATCAGGGAAAAGCTGATCGAAGCTGCCGCCCAGAGCAGAATCTGGCCCACAGCCGGAAAGCCGGGCCAGAATGCCTTCAGCACTCCGACTGCCAGTGCACCAATGCCGAACCAGATGATCGTGAATGAGGGAATGACCAGTTCCAGGCCGATCAGACAAAAACCGGCAATGATCCAGTACCACCATTCGAGTTGCATGACCGGAATCTCTCCCAGAAGTCGTGGTTATGTGCCATGACCGCAGTGTAGCATGTCACGGGCGATTGGCAAATAAACGTTGCAGAAGCCGGTCTGCCTGCGGCATAGTACGTTACAGGGAGGATGTAATGGATATCGTCAACGTGGCAGGCGCAGCTCAGATGATGAAAATCTCACAGACCCGGCAGGTCCTGGCTACCACCCTGATGAAACAAGCGGCCGACCAGCAGTCGCAGATCGCCACTCTGCTGGAGCAAAATGCCCAGCAACAATCCCCGCCCACCGGCGACCCTGAGTTCAGCTTCTCGACATACGCCTGACCTCCGGTTTACACCTCTCTCCCCGGACCGTCTCCCCCCTGCCACATGCGCCCGCTGACACCCCTGATGCTGCTCTTTCGCCCCTTTCATTCGAGATCGGCCGGGATGTTCAACGTGAAAAGGGTACCGGTTTCCGGCGAAGATGAAAAACCTATCTTTCCCTTCAGAAAACGTTCTGCCAGCAATTTCATGGAATAGGTGCCGAACCCCCTGCCGGTTCCGTTCTTGGTGCTGAAGTGACGCTTGAACAACCTCTGGGACACCTCTTCGGGCACATATCGCTCGCTCCACACCGTAAAAATCTTTCCGCAGCCATCATCTTCAAACGACAATCGCACCTCGCCCGCCTCTTCCGTGGCTTCAAAGGCATTTTTAAGCATATTGACCAGGACGCGGTAGAGGATGGTGAGATCGCTCTTCAGGGTCAACCCGGCCACATCATCCGGCAGTTTCAGTATTTTTCCGACGGCAACCGGATTTGAGGCGAAAAAGTGTGCAATTTCGTCGATGACCGTACTCAGCTCAAGGGTCTGCAGGTCGGGTTTATAGTCGATCCGGTTGGCATTGCTGAGAAGCTTCTGGAGCTTGATTTCGCGGTATAACCTCGTTAACAGCAGTTTCAAGGGCTTCGCGACCGCCTGATGCTCATCGGCCAGCCTTCTTTCCACGACGAATGACGTTGCCAGCAATCCGCTGATGATGTTGTTGATGTCGTGAAAGAACACCTGTTCCAGCGCTGTGCGCCATTCGCGGTCGGTAATGTCCTGCATGAACAAAAACAGGAGATCCTGACCCTGCACCGCAACCGGATACGATCGCACCTTCAGACAGAGATCATAGGTGCAGTCCTGGCCTGCAACGGTTACGACACACTTCATTTCATTGCCAGACTCCCGGTTCAGACCGCACAGGACGGCGTGGGCGACCCCGCAGGTGGAGCACTGTTCGTTTGCTCCATCGCAACAGCCGGGATTTCCGATGGCATTGATACATTTGATGGCCTCTCCGGGACACTGACCGATAAAGGAATGCTTGTCCCCGATTCCGAACATCTGAAGAAACGCGGCATTGGCCTCCAGAATCTGCCCCTGCTCATTGAGAACGATCAGGCCGTCCCTTACCATCGTCATCATATGGCTGACCAGGAAATCGTTTCTCACCAGTGCTGATTGGCGGTACAGGGCCGATTCGGCGGGATTCGCTGAAGCATGTTCGGTTTCCATGAAGACCTCGGGAGGAAAGGATTAACAGCCGGCAACGGGGGGCGAAGCGCCATAGGTCCGGCTTCATCTGCCAGCCATCACGATCTGTCATTGAAGCAGAACAACAGGTGCCACTGTACGTGGCGGCAACACCGCCAGTCCATTCAGTCAGCAGCGTACTCTGCGGCATGGTAAGAGCTGCGCACATAGGGTCCGCTCTCCACATGGGCGAACCCGAGCGCGAGAGCTGCCAGCCGCAGCTTCTCGAACCGGTCGGGATGGACGTACTCCTGGACCGGGTAGTGCCGCCGGCTGGGGGCCAGATACTGGCCGATGCTGAGAAAGGTGCAGCCGACCCGCCGCAGGTCGCCCAGCACCTGCAGTACCTCCTGCTCCTCTTCCCCCATTCCCAGCATGATGCCCGATTTGCGCCCGATCAGCGGCCCCAGCTCGGCGCACAGGCGCAGCACCTCCAGCGAGCGGAGATAATCGGCGCCGCTGCGGATATGGTACAATCGCGGCACGGTCTCCACATTATGGGCGATGATGTCGGGGCGCGCTGCGACAACGGTCTCCAGGCTGGCGCGACTGCCCTGGAAATCCGGCACCAGCAGTTCAATCCGGGTGGAGGACGATGCGGTGCGGATGGCGGCCACCGTGGCGGCATACAGGCCGGCCCCACCATCGGCCAGATCGTCGCGGGTGGGACTGGTGATCACCACATGGGAGAGCTTGAGCCGGCTGGCCGCCTCGGCCACTCTGCCCGGCTCGTTGCTGTCAACCGGCAGCGGTGTCGTTTTTTCCACGTTGCAGAAGGAACAGAGACGGGTGCAGTGTTTGCCGAGGATCAGGAAGGTGGCCTGGCCGCAGGAAAAGCATTCCGAGATGTTGGGGCAGAGTGCCTGCTGGCAGACCGTGTTCAGCCGCAGCTCCCCCAGCAGCAGCCGCATTTCGGCCTGCTGGCCGGGATTGACCCGCTTCTGCAGCCACTCCGGTTTCCGCTGGATGTTCATTGTTCTGCTCCCTCCAGATTCCAAGCTTCTCGAGCATATTTCAGCGGCACCAGTCCCTGTGCAGCCTGTGACTCCTGCGCCGAGAGCGTCCCGCAGCGCAGATCGATCTCGAACGTATCGGCAAAGGCGGCTGCCAGCCGATCGCCGAGACCCGGCAGATCGGCCGCCACGCCGCACTCGGCCAGGGCGGTCACCCCCGCCGCTAGATGGGGCGTATTGTCCCGCATGTAGCAGAGCCCTGTTGACGCCCGATTCAGCAGGGGAATCGAACCGTGCTGGAAAATGATCCCTTTTGTGCGGCGCTGAGCGTTGCCGCCGATCTTGCAGCCATTGACCAGGATATCGAAGGTTTCTCGGCCGGCAAAACAGAAGGGGGTGCGCTCCCCCAACCGGGTGCCTTCAGGCGCCGTGTCTACGGCATAGTCCGCCTCAAGCCCG belongs to Geobacter sp. SVR and includes:
- a CDS encoding YheU family protein codes for the protein MTRTTQNDRHEEGIEVPWERIDPDTLYNMVSEFVTREWEESGDVSHTLEQKIGQVLGELRHKRARVVFDAVSESCNIVACR
- a CDS encoding TMEM175 family protein; amino-acid sequence: MGKNRLEAFSDGVLAIIITIMVLEMKVPHGSGAAALYPLLPVFLSYVLSFVYLAIYWNNHHHMLHTVHGVTGRILWANLHPLFWLSLFPFVTGWVGQNHFASAPLALYGVVLLLAAIAYFILQQTIIASQGAGSLLARAIGRDLKGKASPILYALAIPAAFYKPWISGGIYVFVALMWLVPDRRIERILDSGTHP
- a CDS encoding NfeD family protein; translated protein: MQLEWWYWIIAGFCLIGLELVIPSFTIIWFGIGALAVGVLKAFWPGFPAVGQILLWAAASISFSLMWFKYLKPKNNRVNAGIFREGVVGETGIIVRRADGGTGRWIVRLRIPVSGAEEWVCYSDEALRLDDTVRVEDMEGQILRVNRI
- a CDS encoding cation:proton antiporter, whose protein sequence is MTYPLAFPSNLFPSLPLPMSGAALLGFVLVIGLLGGQLFRRVLKVPITGFIVTGVLLGPSGFDLIIPEILDSMRIFVDVSVGLVLFEAGRRVDLHWLRRERWLLSTGVAESLLSFSLMYLTLTWFGLNPLLAAMGSAIGVCTSPAVLLLVSRNLRAEGQVTERALSLVAINSAFAFFLFTLTLSYLHLEHTTDLYTVVLHPLYLLAGSVGLSWIMGSAMLKLCRWLGRREELQFILLVGVLLLTTGIANQLKLPVLLAPLLLGMMSRAMDRGRFMTAVDFGPAGQLCFVVLFVYAGTTLTLFRFVDVLGVAVAFIAVRFAAKSAVVLLLSRLSGLKMKQAGLLCVSLLPMSGVAIVMVQSAAALYPDVGTRLSTVILAAVAILDLIGPLAAQLSLKLAGEASPCVTEPKTIFTRRSDETAGI
- a CDS encoding methyltransferase is translated as MDRSSRNRLTDKLLDRFSGDTLFDAIARAVCHAGCLPRKELYEAWEMARRVRRRFRGGRIVDLACGHGLLAQVLLLLDETSPAGLAVDRRIPQSAAALAASLAEAWPRLRERMRFEQADLSEVALQHDDLIVSAHACGGLTDLIIDRAVAAGARVAVLPCCHDLRGADLGGLEGWLDGPLAMDAARVARLRCAGYRVHTQLIPGDITPKNRLLLAEPAKECTRV
- a CDS encoding gamma-glutamyl-gamma-aminobutyrate hydrolase family protein; the encoded protein is MTMADGLRPLRIGISARFFRRAPIESGLKDKSLLYLEQSMAHWLMIREALPLMIPSLGATAGLTAERYAQGLDGLVLQGGVDLSPLMYGETPLAPDCCGDPARDAYELELLKAFIARGKPVLGICRGAQLINVALGGSLFQDIPTQLPGALSHRDPELFDRLRHEVFLEPGSRLAHLYPDAGRIRTNSLHHQAVKRLGNGLTVEAVAADGVIEAIRWNGPSYLFGVQWHPEFHPPDEPGLLNGEPILTDFLEAARSPCTATV
- a CDS encoding nitroreductase family protein, giving the protein MLKFTIDTGKCIRCGQCAADCPTRIITTSDGLPAIPAEKEAACYRCQHCLAICPTAALSILGRLPEASRPLAGAYPDPDNLETLIKGRRSVRLYLDENLEPALLQRLLEVAWHAPTGINSRQVRLTVVDDRDKLAAFREQIMAGLSRLVRDGELPEGLGFFADFVRLWEDKGVDTLFRGAPHFLVASAPQEVVSPLPDCLIALSYFELFAQANGVGTVWDGLAKIAIDTLLPETRQILGIPEDHLIGYAMAFGRPAVSYARTVQHGPALIHRI
- a CDS encoding response regulator gives rise to the protein MMKILVAEDDATMRQLLSTLLSRRNIPCSLVADGRSAVEAWENGEYQVILMDVQMPDLDGLEATRIIRQKERDRGGHVAIIAMTAHAMAKDRNQCLQSGMDDYISKPIIFNELLSLISRYAQARQE
- a CDS encoding YbdK family carboxylate-amine ligase; the encoded protein is MRLPEFKSSQPLSMGVELELQILNSRDYNLVRGASDLLAFLESTPHPGEVKPEMTESMIEVNSSVHHSYATLVDELVEIRDVITRQADRLNLRIAGGGAHPFQMWSDQRIYSTPRFNHLSELYGYLAKQFTVFGQHIHIGCENGDQALYLTHLLSRFIPHFIALSASSPFSQGVDTSFDSSRLTAVNAFPLSGRAPMVTTWEDFNDYFDKMTSYRIVESMKDFYWDIRPKPEYGTIEIRVCDTPLTVHKAAAIAAYAQALARYLIMEHPLEISEDVYLMYNYNRFQACRFGLDGNFIDPYTKEHKSLRSDILETLASLAPHSVALESELPLAELREGVVKGHNDSAWLRGALRETDSLNEVVRLQSTRWMGWSMQ
- a CDS encoding ATP-binding protein; its protein translation is MRIGDTRKTERFRHHHALYEERILAEQVRQIYALAPLGALATAINSMIVFFVMKDVMRPSLLVPWLSLVLIITILRLGLVLWFRRVAPEPDAVTPWATRFLVGLFLVGLAWGGIGFFSFSGFSLAHQVFIAFVLGGMAAGASSTFSMIRPGYATFTIPALAPLAVHFLLINDPFHYAMGAMVSLFVLLLWRISRHNYSINSRSLRLRFENIEMIASLKTANERVETLNTRLLSEIEAKHRAETGLRIQHEALERTVEERTSELVSTNEQLTAAKLAAEAANVAKSEFLVNMSHEMRTPLAGTLGMIDLVLEMEIGDEERHLLQTSRRSADSLLRIISDLLDFSRLEAGVMRFEEEVFDTEEVVRTAVEVVSLSAAEKGIDLSWRIEETVPHSMTGDRGRLRQVLVNLLGNSVKFTEAGRVEVAVREWCDAGGRFFLFCVSDTGVGIAPLELEEIFGTFTQIDSSLTRRHGGTGLGLALARQIVETWGGKVWAESRVGAGSTFYFTVPLTAPITPAGPEHTGR